Proteins encoded together in one Coffea arabica cultivar ET-39 chromosome 2c, Coffea Arabica ET-39 HiFi, whole genome shotgun sequence window:
- the LOC113726962 gene encoding probable carboxylesterase 1, with amino-acid sequence MDSSPSTEVLHDSYPYFRVYKDGRIEKFAEFPYTPPSEDPQTGVKSKDILIPPENNVSVRLYLPRTTTPDEKLPIIIYIHGGAFVIESAFSPLYHPYLNSLAAEAKAIAVSIEYRLAPEHPIPACYDDSWIAFEWVLAHASSAQGPEAWINNHADFARIFLAGDSAGANIAHDVMVRASEKIGPGDEVKIAGMILVHPFFGDGKPDKIFSSIAPDSSISCDDPRLHPMAHPDLLSRLVCKRVLVLTAEKDFIRERSLLYYSALKKSRWDGELEMMETEEEGHCFHLPNPTSERARVLMKRIVTFINQDPS; translated from the coding sequence ATGGACTCATCCCCATCAACCGAGGTGCTTCACGACTCCTATCCCTACTTTCGTGTATACAAGGATGGCCGGATCGAGAAATTTGCAGAGTTCCCCTACACCCCGCCTTCAGAGGATCCCCAAACAGGCGTCAAATCCAAAGATATCCTTATTCCACCAGAGAATAACGTTTCAGTCCGCCTTTACCTTCCCAGAACCACCACTCCTGATGAAAAGCTTCCCATCATAATCTACATCCACGGAGGTGCTTTTGTGATTGAATCAGCATTTTCTCCTCTATACCATCCCTACCTTAACTCCCTAGCAGCTGAAGCCAAGGCGATTGCTGTTTCCATCGAGTACAGACTAGCCCCGGAGCATCCTATCCCCGCATGCTATGATGATTCTTGGATAGCATTCGAATGGGTTCTTGCACATGCTAGTTCTGCACAGGGTCCTGAAGCGTGGATCAATAACCATGCCGATTTTGCTAGAATCTTTTTGGCAGGTGACAGTGCTGGAGCTAATATTGCACATGATGTAATGGTCAGGGCCAGTGAAAAAATTGGACCAGGGGATGAAGTAAAGATCGCGGGGATGATTTTGGTGCATCCCTTTTTTGGTGATGGTAAGCCTGATAAGATTTTCTCCAGCATAGCCCCAGATAGCAGCATCAGCTGTGATGATCCCCGGTTGCATCCTATGGCGCATCCTGATCTGTTGTCGAGGCTTGTTTGCAAAAGGGTCCTGGTTTTAACAGCGGAGAAGGATTTCATAAGAGAGAGAAGTTTGCTTTACTACAGCGCATTGAAGAAAAGTAGATGGGATGGAGAATTGGAAATGATGGAGACTGAAGAGGAGGGACATTGCTTTCATCTGCCTAACCCCACTTCTGAGCGTGCCAGGGTTTTGATGAAACGAATTGTTACGTTTATCAATCAGGACCCCTCGTAA